Genomic segment of Arachis hypogaea cultivar Tifrunner chromosome 11, arahy.Tifrunner.gnm2.J5K5, whole genome shotgun sequence:
CGGGAGACAGTTGCAGGCAAATAGGAGAATGGTCTGATTTTAACATCGGCATATGTTTAACAAGGGCCTCTGGAAAAGCAATTTGTCAATCCAGGTTGCTTAAACCCCTGTCTAACCTCTCAGCAAGATTGCCCCTCTTCCAAGTATATGGCCAGCCTGCAAAACCCAAATCAACCAGGCCACATGTCGAAACACACTCCTGAAACTCCTTACATGCACCATGGCCATTTCTCAGCGTCCCTCCACTTTTCTCATGGTTGTTAAACATAGCATTGAAGTCACCCAACAGGCACCAGGGGAGGTTAATACTAGCAGCATATGATTTAACGGCTTGCCAGAGCGTTCTTCTTGTCACTCGCTGGGGGCTTCCATAAACAGCAGTAATGAGCCATGGCGTGGAATTATTACCTGAGACTTTTAGGTGCACGTACTGCTTGTCATGCTCTAGCACATCCACACTCCAAACAGAAGAGTCCCAGAGACACCAAATTTCTCCAGCATGACCCACTGCATCCACTACAAAGGATTTATCAAATTCTATCTTGTCTCTAATTTGGTTACCTCGAACACCACTCACATGAGTTTCTAAGAGGAAGAATATATTGGCTCCATATTCATGCCTCAGATTACGGATAAGAGAAGGAAAGGCTTTGCTGCCTAATCCCCTGCAATTCCAACTAATGACGTTCATAATCAAAACATGAGGTGGATGAGAAGCCAAAAGGCTCGGTTCACCTGCCTACTCCCCTGCAATTCCAACTAATCACTTAttatagtatttaaaataataaaaagataattttacacacagtataatattcaaaataataaaaacaataatttgtaacggctttctttttatttttaatatgacgatattatttttctatatatatttttaaattattattttattttttattatctcatatttaaCTGTTAAGTCTATTTATTATAGtctttataatataaataaaattttcaatcaaaataattactataatcaagatcattttaataataaatattaatataatttttaaaaaattattaataatttaagctgtatttaattaaaaaactaaattttaatttaattattaactaattaactaatataataaaaattatcactttttttaagtttatttatttattttttattattatactaactcaaatttaataatataattattattatatgttaagtttaacaacaaaaaaattaatataaacataaaaaaattatttatattttattttaggacaaatataatataataagagacatatatacatatatatatatatatatattttttaattttgtaagagCAAATTAGGGCTGTCAAACGGGCTAGCCCAGCCCATTTAGGCCCGGCCCGTTAAGCCCACGGGTTAAACGGGCTGGCCCGTTTAAGCCCGCTTTATTCGCGGGCCAGAATTTTCTAGCCCGGACCGTTTATGGTCAGCTTGATGGGTTAAACGGGTCAGTccgtttatcattttattttattttttgaaaaatattttgacaaaaaataccatttttaggtaaaaaaatcattaaaaaatatattttttgttgatgGGTCGGATTTTCGGGTCGGATCGGGAGAAatattaactaaaagtgctactttttttaaaaatatattaaaaaaattaaacgggCCACCCATTTAGCCCGCGAGCTAGCCCGTTTAACCCGTCATTTTTTTTGGGTTAATCGGACTCAGCCCGTTTAGCCCGAAATTTAAACGGACTTAATTTTAGAGGCAAAGCCCGCCCATTTAAACGGATAAACGGGCTGGCCCGATGGATTTAGCTCATTTTGACGGCCTTAGAGCAAATACCCGTCTTTATTACATATGGATTGGTCttgtataataaattaataataatgggCTAGTGCATAATTAATGGAAACCACAGGGGTGCTTTAATAATTGAGACTTTATACATCAGGCAAGATTTGTATgcaatttttatgtaaaattaattgttaaaaattattaaatattaatttaattaaatatattaaattatttaataattcttaactatcattaatttatataatttttttattttttacaatttaaatttaaactgatACTATTgcgtaatataatttttttagtgtcGTCAATACTAAGGCTATGAAAATTGGAGTAGTAAtagtcattattttttttttatttgttcagTTAAGTTTTACGTATAAAGTATGGGGAATGTTTTTGGTAGAAAAAGAATAATTGAATCCTTTAAgaaccaaataaaaatatttttgatgtgTAATTCAGATTGATTTTGTACCTAAGTTATTTATAATGTTATATGTAACCCaatacttattttaattataaatcgaTACATTATGGTCTGATTAAGCTGACACATGAtgacttgtttattttttttgtttgaaaaaaaagtGTGATATTTGGGTTAATGGACTGAGTGATTGTTGGgcctaaaaaaattttagtaatctaaaagtaattaatttattctggacgttaaattattattattattattattattattattatgaaaaagaGGTAATTTTTATTCTTTCTCCCTTTACATCGTTTAAAACACCATCCGGTAAACTAGCTTCCATTACTAATGCTGCAAGTACCATTTGAAACTCTTGGAAAAATTATCGCAAACACAATACTATTTAAATTACAGAGTTGtctatgatgaaaaaaaaaattatgattttttaaaaatttattgataaaattcttaatttgtaGCTAATGTTACAACCGTACagtatttatatatgtttttaatgtgatctaaaatattttttaatagcaAACGAGTCCCCTATAATTAAAGCAATTTATTAATTTGTTGacctatattttttattgatagcCATGTGCATTGTTATTCTAAATATGAAGGAAAAATTTTgtgaatgaatatttttttatttaatgtttttttagTACAACTCCgataaatattttcttaatttcttttgctTTATTATTTGGAAGTAATAATGAAACACTGTCAAAAAAAAcgagtaaaaataaattaaaattagacattatcttatattttttatttatgatttggatatttttttactGGTATGAAAgagaattgtttattttttttcaaatataactCGAAGAAAATATATGTAGGAATTACGTGATCAAATTGatcaaattaatcattatataaaGCTTTCTTGCTTTTTTTTATAATCCTAACatcttttatgctattttttttaaaattgttttgcatagaataaagaatattttaagtcattttaagtcattttctatacaaaataattttaaaaaatgacttaaaaattattatgagtactataaaagtttgtaatatcttagtaatttaggtaaatatatgataaaaatatatttttttttaatttttaaattattattaactatATAGAGTATTTCTtcaatgtcctaagtcattaggacattacaaattttgatagtactcctaacatcttttaagtcatttttttaattattttgtatagaataaaatatttttttgtagtataatttaaataaatttattaaaaaatattcatgagctattaaaaatgggcaaaagagtattgtatgaaattcgaattgatagctcattaatattttaaagaagtctcgtaattaaatattttgttagctttttttaatgcatgaaataaaatatatattttttaatttttaaattattaattttttaataaattattaaatttttaataaaagaatgggcaaaattaaataatgagtaattttttgtgtaattcgaatcagtcaGATTCGAATTACTTAGGAATGCGTGCttgggtgtaattcgaatcagtgtgattcgaattacatggaaATGCAGTTTGAATTACGCTGATTCGAACTATATAGAAATGCCTCTTGGTTGATTCATGAACCAGTTTTTGATTTGGCTCATTTGCGTAAATTTTTGCTCCCCTTGGCTTATTGACGTGATTTGCCCTTATTTTTAGTTGTCCACAATATTTCTTAACCCGATAGGTAAAGAATTAGGTCCAATTtgggtaaacaacttaattaagctccttttgaaaaaatagtttaaacaataaatgactatattaaaagtagcttataaataagttattttgtgcttggatttttagttctaaaagtgcttattttataaaaatgtggtaaataatagtagtattatgagagaagtcatttttttaagaCTATCTCCAGTAGGAAACTCATCCCAGTTCCTATTTATGGCTCACCTGTCGtaaaaaagtaactccacatcagcttttgcgtcataaacagtaaataggaactcaaagcatctttctcttctccaatagaagaaactaactttagtccctattgtggtcccacttaattaattaattaaaatacttaaaattaatgtaattatttttttcaataatattatttaaatttataaatttaaaaataattcactattaaaagatattaattattaaaaaaaattatatataacaataaatacacaatatataattcgagattatactaatttataaaattattgaataaaaaaataaataattaatataaaatattaattaaataaaagtttaattatttaatctaattaattattataattattaataaattaattataatttaattatttaaattattaattaaataaaaatttaattatttaatctaattaattattataattattaatacattaattataattattaatacattaattataatttaattattatttaaattattaatataaattattaattaaataaaaatataattatttaattaattaaaattttatataattatttatttttataataacttgccAAGTGGCAAGTTATTATTGGTGAAGATGAGTCCTCATTCAGAGAGACTTTTCCTTCTCAAAAGGTATGCGGGAACTCATTCCTTCATCTCTCCAATGGTAAATTTCTGTGTTTGTCAGAAGTAGGGCTTCAATTTGTTGTCCATTGGAGTTGCTCTAACTTCTCTATAAACTCTTAAATAACTTCTTAGAAAGccgcaatttggttttgaaaattgcacaagacattaatactacaacataagtcaaaagttaaaaaaaagctACTTTTGAAGATTCCCAAACGGCCCTTGATCTGTCACGGATCTAAAttccatttaaaaatttatcgctAAACAATGGATTGCTGCATATACAAAGCGGAATTAAACCCTGACACTTACTTAATTTCATTTTTTACActttaaaaaatacaattatcTTTAACAATATAGTGTTTATATCATCACGCTGAGTTGGGATTCTAGCAGAGAATTTGAGGGATGAGAGACAATTTGAGAAAAGCGTTTGGATTTGCATTGGAGAAGAGAAAAGCGCGTTTGAGTTCCTTGAACGCTTCATCTTCATGTTTGACAACGTTTTTATCCTCTAAACGCATAAGTGATTTCTATCTTCAACTCACGTTTACCAAAAGTTACAAATTCTAGCTTTTTCGTTCACCTTCTTACGTTGAATTGAAATTTATGTTCTATGTACCAATTATGTCcttcattatttatatatttatttttttatagtattttattttatactcttttatgcatatgattattttttataaaatttttatgttttttggtTTATATGAGTTCTTTTACAGTTTTTGTCATTTCTTTTTTTGTatggaatatttttttaacttagtTTGGCTTTGTAGTGCAGTGTATGAGAGTCCTCAATTCGAAAAAAGAAGTATACTTTGGGATCATTTGCGTTCTATTAATTCAGGCCATAATGGACCGTGGATGATCGTTGGTAATTTTAATGAGATTGTGGTGCTAGACGAGAGTACAtgtgcttatttttcttctcacagAGTTAGTCTATTAGCTACTACTCTAGATGACTGTGAGCTCTTTGATCTTAAAGTAACTGGTAGGAGATATACTTGGTATAGAGCAGTTAAGGCTGGCAAGGACTTGGCTAAAAAGTTGGATAGAGCTCTAGTTAATGAGGCGTGGATGACAATATTTTTTTAGGGTTATTCTGAAATTCTTAGCAGGCTTCattctgatcattgtcctatttTAGTTCGTTGTCATGGTGGTCCCAGAGTGAAAGGTTCTCGTCCTTTTAGGTTCCAAGCTGCGTGGGCAACACATCCTTCTTATAAACATGTTATTAGTAAGGCTTGAAATCAAGAGTTTGGAGGCGTTACTGAAAGACTTAAGATGGTTCAACAGGCTTCTTTGGACTTTAACtcaaagatttttggaaatatttttgtgCGAAAAAGCAAACTGGAATATCAGATTGATCAAATTCAATGGCGTTTGGAGGTTACCGATGTGTTATCTCTGAGAATTAAAGAAGTTGAACTGAGGGGAGATTACAATAGGCTTTTATTGCAAGAGAAACTTTTTGGTACCAGTAGGGTTATCAATTTTAGGACTTAGTACAATCAGAGTTTCCATGATGCTAGGATTTAAGTACTCTCCCAAAAAAGTGTTCCGGACAATATTCCAAATCTCAGTGCCTattatctcccaatattctttaaaaaaataagcttGAAAGCCATCTGGACCAGGAGCCTTAAAAGGGCTCATACTAAATACTACTGACTTGACTTCCACAAAAGAGAAAGGGTCAATTAACCTAGCACAAGCCTCGGTGCTTAGAGTGAGCATCGGAACATCCCCTAAACAATCAACATCAACCTCTTCCGTTGTACCAAAGAGATTCTTGTAAAAATAGAGGGCTTCTTCCTGGAGAATATCTGGATCAGTAGACTAAGACCCATCTCTAACATATAATCCATGTACTCTATTATAGTTTCTACGCACCAAAGTCTGAATATGAAAGAATTTAGTATTTCTATCCCCATACTTGACCCACGATTTCAGGCCTATTAGCCTGTGTAatgttatttataaaattatcaccaaaatATTGACTAATCGACTTCGGCCTTTTCTTCCAGATATTGTTAGTCCTTTATAAGGAGGTTTTATTCTGGGTCATGGTGctcctgataatattattgtgactcaagaaattatgaatttcatgaagcacacaaaatccaagaaaggtactcttgattttaaaattgatcttgaaaaagctAATGATAGGGTGGATTAGAGATTTTTGGAGAGTACTCtcattgcttttggtttttctATCATCActattaatttgattatgaattgtgtccgtgcatcatctctttctattatatggaatgagaatagattggatagttttgctcctagaagggggcttagacaggacgatccaatgtctccttacttatttgtgatttgtatggaaagacttgcttgctatatatctcataaggtggtcgagggtgtgtggaaaccagtttctgtcactaggggtggcccaaaattttttcatttgatgtttgcagatgatctcttACTTTTCTGTCAGGCTACAAAGAGTCAGGTCCAAATGGTCATGCATTCTCTTAACATTTTTTGCAAGACATCTGGCATGAAAGTGAATCTTGAAAAGTCTAAaactttttgttctaaaaatgtgactactcgtagaagagatatttttactAGTATTTCTTCAATACGTTTTGCTTTGGACTTAGGAAGATATCTTGGAGTTAACCTTAATCATTTCCGTACCAGTAGGGCTTCTTTTCATTCAGTGATTGAAAAGGTGAGGGGAAGATTAGCTAACTGAAAAGGAAGGCTTCTAAATAAAGCAGGGAGATTTTGCCTGATCAATTCTGTTGCAGCATTCATTCCTGTCTATCATATGCAGGTATCTTTTTTTCCAAATTGGGTTTGTGATAAATTGTCTTCTATGATGAGACAGTTCCTTTGGAAGGGTCAAATTGATGGTAGAggtctttctcttgttaattggagGACCGTGATCACTTTAAAGAAATTTGGTGGCTTGGGTGTTAGAGATCCTGCGTgtgttaatatatctttacttggtaaataggtttggcaactttttcattGTCAGGACAAGCCTTGGGTTGCTCTATTGAGGGTGAAGTATCTGAGGAATGAGGGAGTTTTAGATGGCCCTGTCCCTTGCAATGCTTCTCATGTCTGGAAGAGTATCTCAAAGACTTTTGGTGCTTTTAAGGATGCATTCTCTTGGTGCtgggtcacttgatcaatctttttggtttgacaattggagtattgaggacccaattgctcaagatgtccattttgtacatatatctgactctgatttaactattagagacatttggaaagatggtcaatggaatctccatgatattttctctatcattccagaagatgtcaaacagcgtttgaatgcttataatccGGATTTGAATGCTGGAGAGAGTTCGGGTTGGTCATGGAGTGTGGCATCTTCTAGACTCTACTCAGTTAGGAGTGGGTACAGTTGgctagccaaaagaaagtttgactggaatgagcatgataattggttgtgggtaTGGTGACTACATATTCCTGAGAAGTACAAGTTCTTGATTTGTCTCAGTCTTCATAAtactataaaatttaatgtttattttaataattttatacaattaaaaagacaattaatttttaaaaattaacataaaataataataaaattaattaaatattaaaataatatttaattaaatattttagattatatatattaattaggaatataatatatgattatgtaatataatttaaaaaacataatatataacaaGAACAGTCTAATCTAGTAgtagttaaattatttttcatttttaagtctttttttaaaaattcacatttaaatataattaaaaaattaaaaaaaaagatattattttttgtcacaatttattttctataaaaaattattagaatacttattaacaaataatttatatctatgagacgtttaaataagtttttattttaaaaatagagacttcgaataaaaaaatagaataaaataatcaaacttaaagataaaatatagaaaaatattttaattataatacataattaaatatatgtataaaatatttaatatgatattatattaaaattaaattaaaaaatatataaaaaatttaattattttaagaagaaagaaagaaaatttaattataatgatGGGAAAACGTGGTGAACATATAGTTCATTTAGGTGATTGAAGTTTTAAAAATTGTGCAggaaggggaggggaggggaggggaggatTTGACATGTGTGGTGTGCAGGTTTAGAATAGATGTcaattttttctattcttcttttttacaaaatactatttataaATTGGTCTCTCTTTTTTAAGTAAATTCAATTTTCTTACCTAGTCTTTCAAGATCCATATTATACTTTCATCATCGAAAAATTCTCC
This window contains:
- the LOC112720905 gene encoding uncharacterized protein, which produces MNVISWNCRGLGSKAFPSLIRNLRHEYGANIFFLLETHVSGVRGNQIRDKIEFDKSFVVDAVGHAGEIWCLWDSSVWSVDVLEHDKQYVHLKVSGNNSTPWLITAVYGSPQRVTRRTLWQAVKSYAASINLPWCLLGDFNAMFNNHEKSGGTLRNGHGACKEFQECVSTCGLVDLGFAGWPYTWKRGNLAESVQNKGRRSFRFLAAWITHPDFGNAVDASWNVQGS